A single Haloplasma contractile SSD-17B DNA region contains:
- a CDS encoding dipeptidase: protein MKVFDMHCDTLLRCLESNQTESLISNDFHVSFENMKRGHYLAQVFACFVDTGTTNSPYELCNKMIDQFYLDVEGSDDVRFAGNYDDLMDNIKDNKLTAMLSIEEGAAIEGSLEKLKHFYNRGIRFITLTWNYENEIGYPNYKYEHQHKGLKPFGIETVEAMNDLGIIVDVSHLSDAGFYDVLKVSKKPFVATHSNSRSLHEHPRNLTDDMIKQLGNTGGVTGINYVAGFLGNHDLARAEDVVQQMKHIVDKGGIEVCSIGSDFDGCKTPELKLQDAAHVPYLLDLMSKEFTDDEIDQITYKNIMRVIKETL, encoded by the coding sequence ATGAAAGTATTTGACATGCATTGTGATACGTTACTACGTTGTTTAGAAAGTAATCAAACCGAAAGCTTAATATCAAATGATTTTCATGTAAGTTTTGAGAATATGAAAAGGGGTCATTATCTAGCTCAAGTATTTGCGTGCTTTGTAGATACGGGAACCACAAACAGTCCTTATGAACTGTGTAATAAAATGATCGATCAATTCTATTTAGATGTTGAGGGAAGCGATGATGTCCGTTTTGCAGGCAATTATGATGATCTAATGGATAATATCAAAGATAATAAGCTGACCGCAATGCTTTCAATTGAGGAAGGTGCTGCAATAGAGGGAAGTCTTGAAAAATTAAAACACTTTTATAATCGTGGTATTCGCTTTATTACCCTAACATGGAATTATGAGAATGAAATTGGATATCCAAATTATAAGTATGAGCATCAACACAAAGGGTTAAAACCATTTGGAATCGAGACAGTTGAGGCAATGAATGATTTAGGCATTATAGTAGATGTATCCCATTTATCAGATGCAGGGTTCTATGATGTATTAAAGGTAAGTAAAAAACCGTTTGTTGCAACACATTCGAATTCACGCTCGCTTCATGAGCACCCACGTAATCTAACGGACGATATGATTAAGCAATTAGGGAACACAGGTGGAGTAACAGGTATTAACTATGTTGCAGGATTCTTAGGTAATCATGATTTAGCTAGAGCAGAAGATGTAGTACAGCAAATGAAGCATATTGTAGATAAGGGTGGAATTGAGGTTTGCAGTATTGGTTCAGACTTTGACGGATGTAAAACACCTGAATTAAAACTACAGGATGCGGCGCATGTTCCCTATTTACTTGACTTAATGAGTAAAGAATTTACGGATGATGAAATCGATCAGATAACGTATAAAAATATCATGCGCGTTATAAAAGAGACGCTGTAA
- the uvrA gene encoding excinuclease ABC subunit UvrA, with the protein MAREQEFITVKGARENNLKNIDIKIPRGQFVVMTGLSGSGKSSLAFDTIYAEGQRRYVESLSAYARQFLGNMDKPDVDAIEGLSPAISIDQKTTSRNPRSTVGTVTEIYDYLRLLYARVGKPVCPTHGIEIQSQTVDQMVDRLLEFEERTKMQILSPVISGKKGTHAKVFEQLKKDGYVRVRVDGEMYDLDEEFDLNKNKKHSIEVIVDRVIIKKGTQSRLYDSIETALKLGHGKVIVDVIGQEDIIFSEHFSCTHCDFSVGELEPRMFSFNSPFGACDTCNGLGFKKKISIDLLIPDDSKSIREGAIRGLEKPETYYRKQLESTADHYDIDLTVPVKDMKKNDLAIILYGSKEPIYFKFESERGMKHEKVAYYEGVINNYERRYHETTSNMMRDWLENLMADESCSTCKGARLSKESLSVYVGEKNISEYTELSVAHALEYINGLDLSKKDKHIAHMIIKEIDERLSFLVNVGLGYLTLDRTAGTLSGGEAQRIRLATQIGSRLTGVLYVLDEPSIGLHQRDNDKLINTLKSMRDLGNTLIVVEHDEDTMMASDHIIDIGPGAGIHGGQVIAEGTPDEIKRHDTSLTGKYLSGKRFIPIPEKRSNGNGKYLEVRGAKENNLKNINAKFPLGKLNVVTGVSGSGKSTLVNEILYKGIKSKLYRTKAKPGKHKEIKGIEQIEKVIDIDQSPIGRTPRSNPATYTGVFDHIRDLFAQTNEAKVRGYQKGRFSFNVKGGRCEACSGDGVNKIEMHFLPDVYVPCEVCHGKRYNRETLEVKYKGKTIADVLGMTVENALEFFEKIPKIKRRLQTIFDVGLGYIKLGQSATTLSGGEAQRVKLASELHKRITDQTLYILDEPTTGLHIDDIRRLMIVLQSIVSQGATVVIIEHNLDVIKLADHIIDLGPEGGDGGGQIIAKGTPEEIAKVKESYTGYYIKKVLERDQARK; encoded by the coding sequence ATGGCAAGAGAGCAAGAATTTATTACAGTCAAAGGTGCTAGAGAAAACAATTTAAAAAATATAGATATTAAGATTCCTCGTGGTCAATTTGTTGTGATGACAGGATTGTCGGGAAGCGGGAAATCGAGTTTAGCATTTGATACCATCTATGCTGAAGGACAACGCCGTTATGTTGAGAGTCTATCCGCATATGCAAGGCAGTTCTTAGGGAATATGGATAAGCCTGACGTTGATGCAATTGAAGGACTATCACCAGCGATATCAATTGATCAAAAAACGACAAGCCGTAACCCGAGATCAACTGTAGGTACCGTGACGGAAATTTATGATTATTTAAGACTGTTATATGCCCGCGTTGGTAAGCCAGTCTGCCCAACACACGGAATAGAGATTCAGTCACAAACTGTTGACCAAATGGTTGACCGTTTACTTGAATTTGAAGAGCGTACAAAGATGCAGATTCTTTCTCCGGTTATCTCCGGTAAAAAAGGTACACATGCTAAAGTTTTTGAACAGTTAAAGAAAGATGGTTATGTACGTGTACGTGTTGATGGAGAAATGTATGACTTAGATGAAGAGTTTGACCTTAATAAAAATAAGAAACACTCAATAGAAGTGATTGTTGACCGTGTTATTATAAAGAAGGGTACCCAGTCACGATTGTATGACTCAATTGAGACTGCATTAAAACTTGGGCACGGAAAAGTGATCGTCGATGTAATCGGACAAGAAGATATCATCTTTAGTGAACACTTTTCATGTACACACTGTGACTTCTCGGTAGGAGAATTAGAACCAAGAATGTTCTCGTTCAATTCACCATTTGGAGCGTGTGACACGTGTAATGGACTTGGGTTTAAAAAGAAAATTAGTATTGACTTATTAATACCGGACGATAGCAAGTCAATTAGAGAAGGTGCGATTAGAGGATTAGAGAAGCCGGAAACCTATTACCGGAAACAACTTGAGTCAACGGCAGATCATTATGATATTGATCTCACCGTCCCTGTTAAGGATATGAAAAAGAATGACTTAGCTATTATTTTGTATGGTTCTAAAGAGCCAATTTACTTTAAATTTGAAAGTGAACGCGGAATGAAACATGAGAAAGTTGCTTATTATGAAGGTGTAATTAATAACTACGAACGCCGTTATCATGAAACAACGTCAAATATGATGCGTGACTGGTTAGAAAATTTAATGGCAGATGAATCATGTAGTACGTGTAAGGGAGCTAGACTATCAAAAGAGTCCCTGTCTGTTTATGTTGGTGAAAAAAACATTAGTGAATATACTGAATTATCGGTAGCACATGCGCTTGAGTATATAAATGGATTAGACTTATCAAAAAAGGACAAGCACATCGCCCACATGATTATAAAAGAAATTGATGAACGATTAAGTTTCCTTGTTAATGTAGGTTTAGGATATTTAACCTTAGATCGTACGGCAGGAACACTATCAGGAGGAGAAGCGCAGCGGATTAGACTAGCGACTCAAATTGGGTCACGCTTAACAGGTGTTTTATATGTGTTAGACGAACCTTCAATTGGTCTTCATCAACGTGATAATGATAAGTTAATCAACACATTAAAATCAATGCGAGATCTAGGAAATACATTAATTGTTGTAGAACATGATGAAGATACCATGATGGCTTCTGACCATATTATAGATATAGGACCAGGAGCAGGTATTCATGGTGGACAAGTCATTGCAGAGGGTACGCCGGATGAAATTAAGAGACATGATACCTCGCTAACAGGAAAATATTTATCTGGTAAAAGATTTATTCCTATTCCTGAAAAGCGTTCAAATGGTAACGGAAAGTATTTAGAGGTTCGAGGTGCTAAAGAAAACAACTTAAAAAATATAAATGCAAAATTCCCATTAGGAAAACTAAATGTTGTAACTGGCGTTTCAGGATCAGGTAAATCTACATTAGTAAATGAAATTCTGTATAAAGGTATAAAGAGTAAACTATATCGTACAAAAGCTAAACCAGGAAAACACAAAGAAATTAAAGGTATCGAACAAATAGAGAAAGTAATTGATATTGATCAGTCGCCGATTGGTAGAACACCACGTTCAAACCCTGCAACTTATACGGGGGTATTCGATCATATCCGTGATTTATTTGCACAGACAAATGAGGCAAAAGTTCGAGGGTACCAAAAAGGACGGTTCTCATTTAATGTTAAGGGAGGACGTTGTGAAGCGTGTTCCGGTGACGGAGTAAACAAAATAGAGATGCACTTCTTACCGGATGTCTATGTTCCTTGTGAAGTGTGTCATGGGAAACGCTATAATAGAGAAACGTTAGAAGTAAAATATAAGGGCAAAACAATAGCAGATGTTCTAGGTATGACAGTAGAAAATGCGTTAGAGTTCTTTGAAAAAATACCGAAGATTAAAAGACGTCTTCAAACGATTTTCGATGTAGGTCTTGGCTATATTAAATTAGGACAATCAGCAACGACCCTATCAGGTGGAGAGGCACAGCGTGTTAAATTAGCTTCTGAACTCCATAAACGAATTACGGATCAGACACTTTATATTTTAGATGAACCTACTACAGGACTACATATTGATGACATCAGGCGCCTAATGATTGTGCTTCAAAGCATTGTTTCACAAGGAGCAACCGTAGTGATCATCGAACACAATCTTGATGTAATAAAATTAGCAGACCACATTATTGACTTAGGACCTGAAGGTGGAGATGGCGGTGGACAAATAATCGCTAAAGGAACACCTGAAGAGATTGCAAAAGTCAAAGAATCGTACACAGGATACTACATTAAGAAGGTTTTAGAACGCGACCAGGCAAGGAAGTAA
- a CDS encoding DUF4397 domain-containing protein — protein sequence MIRKKKPNTMNMEQPEAVQTNRAYVRFVHLSPNAPSVDITLPNGPALFSDVTFEETTEYIEVRPATYTLQVRPARNTNQVVLSVPNVTLEPGKVYTVYAVGLLNEDPALSALYLEDGV from the coding sequence ATGATCCGGAAGAAGAAGCCAAATACAATGAATATGGAGCAACCAGAAGCGGTTCAGACAAATAGAGCGTATGTAAGATTTGTTCACTTATCACCTAATGCTCCAAGTGTGGATATTACTTTACCAAATGGGCCTGCTTTATTTAGTGATGTAACATTTGAAGAAACGACAGAGTATATTGAGGTAAGGCCAGCAACATATACATTGCAAGTTAGACCTGCTAGAAATACTAACCAAGTTGTACTATCAGTTCCAAACGTAACACTTGAACCTGGTAAAGTCTACACGGTATATGCAGTAGGATTATTAAATGAGGATCCTGCATTAAGCGCACTTTATTTAGAAGATGGTGTATAG
- a CDS encoding DUF4397 domain-containing protein, with product MYNDTVRPRRSFVRLLHAAVKTPAVDVYVNNRPVARGLKYKAYTDYLQLPPGNYNVEVYPAGEKQTPAINQKLRVEPQTIYTVAAVNDLEQLKLFPIEDFDGLDLSEFYTFPYGMGQSPQKPAQGVGPIGPYGPVGPEFDGVNRAHDDKDYILPYKEKQDNDKKYEQSTMKSNTKKNEYKTLPMDYQEQMPEHMMKEYGPYESCKMNQYPYKHPQMKSMPYGMEGGYDMNKPYPQKQHNYDMMDDYDKKPSYMKPMHYGKPNPEMMHEYNMSPKCCIDHGYDMHNQYPQMKEDMMYSHNGHEMMTPLEPDTDMMNGYNGMYDTQAPQMMPYDMMNNQHQMGMHEGYPDQMMPYDMMNNQHQMGMQEGYQNQMMPYMNQSCNGPMCGLNNNPKSKKPWPYKQAPLCPRPMHMNGYGKMPGNGHPNMMMDMDQNRSFRGGRR from the coding sequence TTGTATAACGATACAGTTAGACCAAGACGGTCATTTGTAAGATTGTTACATGCAGCGGTTAAAACACCTGCTGTAGATGTGTATGTGAACAATAGACCAGTAGCTAGAGGGTTAAAGTATAAAGCATATACAGATTATTTACAGTTACCACCAGGTAACTACAATGTTGAGGTTTATCCTGCAGGCGAGAAACAAACACCAGCAATCAATCAGAAATTAAGAGTAGAACCTCAAACGATCTATACAGTAGCAGCGGTTAATGATTTAGAACAACTAAAACTATTTCCGATTGAAGACTTTGATGGATTAGATTTATCTGAATTTTACACGTTCCCATATGGTATGGGGCAAAGTCCACAGAAACCAGCTCAAGGGGTGGGGCCAATTGGACCTTATGGACCAGTAGGACCAGAGTTTGATGGTGTGAATCGCGCACATGATGATAAGGATTATATCTTACCCTATAAAGAGAAGCAAGATAACGATAAAAAATATGAGCAAAGTACTATGAAGTCAAATACAAAGAAAAATGAGTATAAAACATTGCCTATGGATTATCAGGAACAAATGCCAGAACATATGATGAAAGAGTATGGACCATACGAATCATGTAAGATGAATCAGTATCCTTATAAACATCCACAAATGAAATCAATGCCATACGGCATGGAAGGTGGATATGACATGAATAAACCATATCCACAAAAGCAACACAATTACGATATGATGGACGATTATGATAAGAAGCCATCATATATGAAGCCAATGCATTATGGAAAGCCAAACCCTGAAATGATGCATGAATATAACATGTCTCCTAAGTGTTGTATAGATCATGGATACGATATGCATAATCAGTATCCACAAATGAAAGAAGACATGATGTATAGCCATAATGGACATGAAATGATGACACCACTTGAACCAGATACAGATATGATGAATGGATATAATGGCATGTATGATACACAAGCACCACAAATGATGCCATACGATATGATGAATAATCAACATCAAATGGGAATGCATGAAGGGTACCCAGATCAAATGATGCCATACGATATGATGAATAATCAGCACCAAATGGGAATGCAAGAAGGATACCAGAACCAAATGATGCCATATATGAATCAATCATGTAATGGTCCTATGTGTGGATTGAACAACAATCCTAAGTCTAAAAAACCTTGGCCGTATAAACAGGCGCCGCTATGTCCACGACCAATGCATATGAATGGCTATGGAAAGATGCCTGGTAATGGGCACCCAAATATGATGATGGATATGGACCAAAACAGAAGTTTTAGAGGTGGTAGACGATGA
- a CDS encoding ABC transporter permease subunit — translation MVIFTQTFKMMLKLKRTLIYLIFIALGSLLAVFAMREAIDGTSTNVNLLIDRYLSIFFMFTFMWVIGIPFLISMANRGASLIQEEIEEGTLVVLVSKPISRYRILLEKWLASFVVSLLLGLTSMFINLTMMVFMLSLDSAIISILLSLQLSLIVYIIFMNIVMTSISLMFSLVLKKRVRTIILLVVLIMVTFAVFPLFKVPLMQMGYYDGLKLYLIDLNYQFGVVYYTIIDTFTTIKFTPETQVIISQFLGIFEVGNASPFTNGYGGIDEDLGFLHGNFGISKYIHPAIIISFWVTVSAANILLSTLLVKRMDIS, via the coding sequence ATGGTTATTTTTACACAAACATTTAAAATGATGTTAAAGTTAAAGCGAACATTGATCTATTTAATATTTATTGCATTAGGGTCATTACTTGCTGTATTTGCAATGAGGGAAGCAATTGACGGGACAAGTACAAACGTTAATTTACTAATTGACAGATACCTCTCTATATTCTTTATGTTTACATTTATGTGGGTCATTGGAATTCCTTTCTTGATATCCATGGCAAATAGAGGTGCATCGTTAATCCAAGAAGAAATAGAAGAGGGTACATTAGTAGTACTAGTCTCAAAGCCGATTAGCCGTTATCGAATCTTACTAGAAAAATGGTTAGCATCATTTGTCGTCTCATTACTACTAGGATTAACATCCATGTTTATTAATTTAACTATGATGGTATTCATGTTAAGTTTAGATTCTGCAATTATCAGTATATTACTCAGTTTGCAGTTGAGTTTAATTGTTTACATTATCTTTATGAACATTGTAATGACATCAATCTCATTAATGTTTTCGTTAGTGCTAAAAAAACGAGTACGCACCATCATCTTACTAGTCGTATTAATCATGGTTACATTCGCTGTTTTCCCATTATTTAAAGTTCCTTTAATGCAAATGGGCTATTATGATGGTCTGAAACTATACTTAATCGATTTAAACTATCAATTCGGTGTCGTATATTACACAATTATTGATACGTTTACGACTATTAAGTTTACACCCGAGACACAAGTCATTATTTCTCAATTCCTCGGTATTTTTGAAGTAGGAAATGCTAGTCCTTTCACAAATGGGTATGGAGGCATTGATGAAGACTTAGGATTTTTACATGGTAACTTTGGAATTTCAAAGTATATTCATCCGGCCATAATTATTAGTTTCTGGGTAACAGTTAGTGCTGCAAACATCCTTTTATCTACACTCCTAGTAAAACGCATGGATATATCTTAG
- a CDS encoding ABC transporter ATP-binding protein produces the protein MSNTIIKTDGLTKQFGKFIAVNNINMKVTQGSIHGFVGPNGAGKTTTIKMLIGAYQKTSGTGSIAGHSMGSIESRQKIGYAPEKSEFYPQMTAIEYLVYNGKLAGLTEENAITKAFELLDLFEMTPFAYKKPIKFSSGMKKKITLAQALINDPEILILDEPTANLDPESRMFIIEILRQFVKEKNLTVLISSHILTELELIVDEVTLINQGQIVLNGKIEEIKNRFNQGVFDISTSDNKKLSKQLDLLNWIDRVVRTDNVVKVFTKEPDRLKQQISHILLDLNLMLLMFNEEKITLDNIYKSVFKKGDQQESINNEEINEVSEVTE, from the coding sequence GTGAGTAATACAATCATAAAGACAGATGGATTAACGAAGCAATTCGGAAAGTTTATAGCAGTCAATAATATTAATATGAAAGTCACACAAGGTTCGATTCATGGGTTTGTAGGACCTAATGGAGCTGGGAAAACGACAACTATAAAAATGTTGATAGGTGCTTATCAAAAAACTTCTGGAACTGGATCCATAGCAGGACATTCAATGGGAAGTATTGAATCAAGACAGAAAATTGGATATGCACCAGAAAAGTCTGAGTTTTATCCACAAATGACTGCAATCGAATACCTCGTCTATAATGGAAAACTCGCTGGGTTAACAGAGGAGAATGCAATAACAAAAGCTTTTGAATTATTAGATTTATTTGAAATGACACCTTTTGCTTATAAAAAACCTATAAAGTTTTCATCAGGGATGAAAAAGAAGATTACGTTGGCACAAGCCCTAATCAATGACCCTGAAATATTAATATTAGATGAACCAACAGCAAACCTTGATCCTGAATCACGCATGTTTATAATAGAGATACTAAGACAGTTTGTAAAAGAAAAGAATCTGACCGTGTTGATTAGTTCTCATATATTAACAGAACTAGAGCTGATTGTGGATGAAGTGACATTAATTAATCAAGGTCAAATTGTTCTTAATGGTAAAATTGAAGAAATAAAAAATCGTTTTAATCAAGGTGTATTCGATATAAGCACATCGGATAATAAAAAACTGAGTAAACAACTAGATTTATTAAATTGGATCGATCGAGTTGTACGAACTGATAATGTGGTAAAGGTATTTACTAAGGAACCTGACCGATTAAAACAGCAAATTAGCCACATACTACTTGATTTAAACCTTATGTTACTGATGTTTAATGAAGAGAAAATAACACTTGATAATATTTATAAATCAGTGTTTAAAAAAGGTGATCAACAGGAATCAATCAATAATGAAGAAATAAATGAAGTAAGTGAGGTGACGGAGTAA
- a CDS encoding PH domain-containing protein: MNTDLIKLLDNEHIEHRANYTRKTILLNLFLIYTVFALYKSYGETIYSFLLMILFYVVLVKLVLDIRKIFFDRIYITNKRIIIQKGVLFKRIMIIHLSKVLYVSHKRGLLDKYFKTGKVKITTTDQMTFKFKGLKHWDHVVNLTYTYGSKDKK, translated from the coding sequence ATGAATACAGACTTAATTAAATTATTAGACAATGAGCATATTGAACATAGAGCTAACTATACAAGAAAAACAATCTTACTCAACTTATTTTTAATATATACTGTGTTTGCCCTTTATAAAAGTTATGGGGAAACGATCTATTCGTTTTTATTAATGATTCTATTCTATGTAGTTCTAGTAAAATTAGTGCTCGATATTCGAAAAATCTTTTTTGACCGTATCTATATCACCAATAAACGAATCATAATTCAAAAAGGAGTACTATTTAAACGGATTATGATAATTCACTTATCTAAAGTACTTTATGTGTCTCATAAACGCGGCCTTTTAGACAAGTATTTTAAAACTGGAAAGGTAAAAATTACAACTACTGATCAGATGACGTTTAAATTTAAAGGTCTTAAACATTGGGATCATGTTGTAAATTTAACTTATACGTATGGTAGTAAAGATAAAAAATAA